CTCGCGAGCGGCTGGGGCTTCGACGCCCTCGAGATCGCCTGCTCCGCCGAGCACCTCGACGTGTGGCGCGCGGCCGAGGACCCGGCCTACCTCCGCGGCCGCCTCGAGATCCTCGAGCGCCACGGCCTCCAGGTCTCCGCGCTCTCGCAGCACCTCACCGGCCAGGCCGTGTGCGACGACCCCATCGACTTCCGGCACCAGGCGATCCTGCGCTCCAAGGTGTGGGGCGACGGCCAGGCCGAGGGCGTGCGGCAGCGCGCGGCGGAGGAGCTGAAGCTCACGGCGAAGGCGGCCGCGGGGCTCGGGGTCACGCGCGTGACGGGCTTCACCGGATCCCGCATCTGGCCGTACGTCGCGATGTTCCCGCCCGTGCCCGCGTCGGTCATCGACGCCGGCTACCAGGACTTCGCCGACCGCTGGAACCCGATCATCGACGTGTTCGACGACGAGGGCGTGCGGTACGCGCTCGAGGTGCACCCGAGCGAGATCGCCTACGACTACTGGACCACCCGCCGCACGCTCGAGGCCATCGGGCACCGCCCGGGCTTCGGCCTCAACTGGGACCCGAGCCACATGATGTGGCAGGACATCGATCCCGTCGGCTTCCTCCTCGACTTCGCCGACCGGATCTACCACGTGCACGCGAAGGACACGAAGGTGAGCACGTCGAACGGCCGCGGCGGCCGCCTCGGCTCCCACCTCGGCTGGGGCGACCCGCGCCGCGGCTGGGACTTCGTCTCGGTCGGCCACGGCGACGTGCCCTTCGAGCGCGCCTTCCGGGCGCTCCGCAGCATCGGCTACGACGGTCCGGTGTCGGTGGAGTGGGAGGATGCGGGGATGGATCGCATGCACGGAGCCCCCGACGCCCTCGCGCAGGTGCGCTCCCTCCTCTGGCCGACGCCCGACAGCCTCTTCGACTCCGCGTTCGCGAACAACCGCGACGACGGGCCCGGCGACGGCCCCACCGGATCGGCCGCGTGACGCTGCGCGACGGCCAGCTGGCCCGCCTCCTCGTCGTCGACGTGGAGACGGGCGCCGAGCGCATGGTCGCCGAGTCGGCCGTGCTGCACATCGAGGCGCCGAACTGGACGCCCGACGGCCGCTGGCTCGTCGTGAACGCGGAGGGCGGGCTGTGGCGGCTGCCCGCGCCCGATGCGGAGGAGCCGGATCCCGACCTCCCCGAGCCCGCCGTCGACTTCCAGGCGGTCGACCTCGGCGGCGTCCCGCCCATCAACAACGACCACGTCATGTCGCCCGACGGCGCGCACGTGTACGTCTCCGGCCGCGACGGCCACCTCTACGACGTGCTCTGGAACGACGGCGCGGGCGGCCAGGGGCGGCGGATCACGGCCGACCGGGATCCGGCGCTCGGCTTCAAGAACTACCTGCACGGCGTCTCGCCCGACGGCTCGATGCTCAGCGTCATCGGCGGCCAGGTCGACGCGCGCGGCGAGTGGACCACGAACATCCACCTCGTGCCCGTCGACGGCGGCCCCACCACGCAGCTCACCGACGACGGCTTCCCGGACGACGGCGCCGAGTTCTCGCCCGACGGCGGCTGGCTCTACTTCAACTCCGAGCGCGGATCCGACCTGCCGGGCCACGCGCAGCTGTTCACGATGCGCACCGACGGCTCCGACACGCACCAGTTCACCTCCGACGAGCGCGTCAACTGGTTCCCGCACCCGTCGCCCGACGGCGAGCACATCGTCTACCTGTCCTTCCCGCCCGGGACGCTCGGCCACCCGGCCGACCGCGACGTGATCCTCCGCGTCATCGACCGGCAGAGCCACCGCACGCGCGACCTCGCGTCCTTCCCCGGCGGCCAGGGCACCATCAACGTCACCAGCTGGGCGCCCGACTCGCGCCGGTTCGCGTACGTCGCCTACCCGTTCGAGGCGCCGAGCCTGACCTGACCCCGGGCGCGCCCCGGGTCGGGCGGCCCGCGGCCAGGACGATCCGCGGAGCGTAGCCCCAGGTATTTCCCCAGTGTGAGGAGCCTCTACATGGGACCATGGACGCGTCCGCGCGCCACCTAGCCGTTCCGATTCCCGTCGGCCTCATCACCGGAGACCCCCGTGAACATCACCACGACCACCTGGCTCATCACGATCGCGGTCACCATCGCGTTCTTCGTCTACGAGTTCTTCACCCACGTGCGCAAGCCGCACGAGCCCACCATCGGCGAGTCCGCCCGCTGGTCGGCCTTCTACATCGGCCTCGCCCTGATCTTCGGCGTCGGCATCGGCTTCACCAGCGGCTGGGGCTACGGCGGCGAGTACTTCGCCGGCTACCTCACCGAGAAGGCCCTGTCGATCGACAACCTGTTCGTGTTCCTGCTGATCATGACCGGGTTCGCCGTGCCCCGGAAGTACCAGCAGAAGGTGCTGATGATCGGCATCGTCATCGCGCTGATCATGCGCGCCGGCTTCATCGCGCTCGGCGCCGCGCTCATCGAGAACTTCTCGTGGGTCTTCTACATCTTCGGCGCGCTCCTCTTCGTGCTCGCCTACCAGCAGCTCAAGGGCGACCACGGCGGCAACGCGGCGGACAACATGTTCGTGCGCATCGCCCGCCGGATCCTCCCCGTCCACGACGACTTCGTCGGCGACCGCTTCACCACGAAGATCGACGGCAAGCGCTTCGTCACCCCGCTGCTCCTCTGCGTCATCGCGATCGGCTTCGTCGACCTGGTGTTCGCGCTCGACTCGATCCCCGCGATCTACGGGCTCACGAACGAGGCGTACATCGTCTTCACCGCGAACGCGTTCGCGCTCATGGGCCTGCGCCAGCTGTACTTCCTCATCGGCGGCCTGCTCGAGCGCCTCGTGTACCTGTCGCAGGGCCTCGCGGTGATCCTCGCGTTCATCGGCGCGAAGCTCGTGCTGCACGCGATGCACGTCAATGAGCTGCCCTTCATCAACGGCGGCGAGCCGATGCTGTGGGCGCCCGAGATCCCGATCTGGTTCTCGCTCCTCTTCATCGGCGCCACCATCACGGTCGCCACCGTCGCGAGCCTCGCGAAGACCCGCGGCGACAAGCAGAAGGGCGACCGGAAGACGGTCGAGGGCGAGACGGTCACGCGCGCCACGGAGGAGAAGCACTAGCCCTCCGGCACGGAACGCACGACACGACACGACGGGCCCGGCGCATCACGCGCCGGGCCCGTCGTCCATGCGGCGGATGCGGGGATCAGCGCGACAGGAGCGTCGCCGCCTGCACCTCGGTGACGCGGCCGCGCGCGATGTGCAGCCGCCGCTCCGCGCGCCGGGCCACCGCGGAGTCGTGCGTGACGAGCACGAGCGTGAGCCCGCGATCCCGCCAGAGCCCCTCGAGCAGGTCCATGATCTCGTCGCGCGTCTCCTCGTCGAGGTTGCCCGTGGGCTCGTCGGCGAGGAGCACGGTCGGCTCCTTCACGAGCGCGCGGGCGATCGCGACGCGCTGCTGCTGGCCGCCCGAGAGCTGCGACGGGAGGTGGTCGGCCCGGTCGCCGAGCCCCACGAGCTCGAGCGCGGCGGTCGCGCGCGCTCGCCGCTCGGGGGTCGCGACGCGGAGCGGCTCGAGCGCGGTCTCGACGTTCTCGCGGGCGCTGAGGGTGGGGATCAGGTTGAAGCCCTGGAACACGAACCCGATCTGCGTGGCCCGCACCTCCGCCAGCCGGCGGTCGCCCGCGGTCGACAGGTCGTCGCCGCCGAGGGTCACGGTGCCGGAGGTGGGGCGGTCGAGCGCGCCGAGCATCTGGAGCAGCGTCGACTTGCCGCCGCCCGTCGGGCCCTGGATGGCGACGAGCTGGCCGTCGGGGATCTCGAGGGTGACGCCCTCGAGGGCGGTGACGTCGGTCGTGCCCTGGCGGTAGGTCTTGCGGACGTCCTGGAGCGTGTACATGGTGGTCCTTCCGGTTCTGGGGTGCGGGATGCGGGATGCGGTTCGCGGTCAGGCGATGGAGCGGAGCGCCTCGGCGGGGCGGAGCCGGGAGGCGCGCCATCCGCCGACGCCGCCGGCGAGGAGGCCGCCGAGCACGGACAGGCCGACGGCGACGAGGATCACCGACACCGTGACGGGCGCCTGCAGCACGACGTCGGTCGTGGCCGCGGCGACCTGGGGGCCGCCGAACCCGCCGCCCGTGCCGCCGCCCGCACCGCCGGGCATGCCGCCGGGTCCCGCGGTGGCGGCCGAGGATCCCGCGGAGAGCGTCGGCGCGATGACGTTCACGACGAGCACCGCCCCGAGCCCGACGACCACGCCGAGCGCGCCGCCGATGAGGCCCTGCACGAGCGACTCGCCCGCGACCTGCCGCACGATGCGCCGGTCGCTCCAGCCGATGGCCTTGAGCGTGCCGAACTCGCGGGTGCGGCGCGAGACGCCGGAGACGGTGAGCAGGATCGCGATCACGAACGCCGCCGCCAGCACGAGGAGCGAGAGCCAGGTGCCGAGGCTCGCGACGAGCGAGGACGCGGTGGAGAGGGATCCGGAGACGCTGGACGCGAGGTCCTCCTGCGTGCTGACGGTCGCGTCGGGCAGCGCGCCCTCGATCGCGGACTTCACGGCGGGGATGTCGGTGGAGGAGGCGGCCGTCACCGAGACGGTGGAGATCTGCCCGTCGAGGCCGGCGAGCGACTGCGCGACGTCGAGCGGGATGTAGGTGTTGGAGGCGGTCTCGGCGTCGGATCCGGTGGGCGCGACGATCCCGATGATCTGGAAGTCCGTGCCCGCGATCGCGAGCGTGCCGCCGACGGCGAGGTCGGTCGCGGTCGCGTAGGTCCGGTCGAGCACGACCACGTCGGATCCGGCGTCGTCCGCCGTGAAGGTGCGCCCGTCCACGAGGGTCGTCGCGGTGAGCGGGCCCACGGCGTCCGCGGCGGGATCGAGGCCCGTCACGCCGAACGAGTCGACGGAGAACGCGCTGCCGCCCGCGCCGTCGGCGCCGCCGGTGGGCGGGGCCATGCCGGCGCCGGGCGCGGTGCCGGTGCCGGTCCCGGCGTCGGTGCCCGTGCCGCCGGTGCTGTCCTGGCCGGGGATCCGCCCGCTGAACGACGTGTTCGTGAGGGTGAGCGTGCCCGCCGCGGCGGAGACGCCGTCGAGGCCGGAGACCGTGTCGACCGCGGCCTGGTCGAAGGTCGCGGTGCCGCGTCCGGCGATGAGGCGCGCGGTGCTGACGTCGGTCGTGCCGTCGGACGTGGTGCCGTCGTTCGCGCCGAACTGGAAGTCCTGCCCGGGCCCGGTGCCCGCGGCGGGCGCCTCGGCCGCCTGCGTCACGGTGATGTCGGTGCCGACGCCGTAGACCGACGCGAGCACCTGCGACTGCGCGGCCTTGACGCCGCCCGACACGCTGTCGACGACGATGACGAGCGCGATGGCGAGCGCCATCCCGATCGCGATGATGACCGTCTGCTTGCGGCGCTGCGTCAGCTCGCGCCGGAGATACGTTCCGAACATGGATCCTCCTGGTGGGTGTCCTCGGACCGTAGGGACGCGCTCCAAGCGCATGCCCAGCTGGATCTGCGAGGCCACCCGCGCTCGCCATGAGGACGCCATGAGGAGCGGCCGGCCTCGCGCGCGCGAGCATCCGAGGTCCACCCATGGCCGCCTCATGGCCTGTTCATAGGAAGATCCGCATGATGGATCCCGTGACCACCGCAACGCCTTCCGGCTTCCAGCCCGCCGCCGCCCCGCAGCCCCGCCTCACCCGCGCCGACGGGTCGCCCATCCGGGTGCTCGTCGTCGACGACGAGGCGTCCCTCACCGACCTGCTCCAGATGGCGCTCCGCTACGAGGGCTGGCAGATCCGCACGGCCGAGAACGGGCACCAGGCGCTCGCCGCCGCGCGCGAGTTCAAGCCCGACGCCGTCGTGCTCGACATCATGCTGCCGGACCTCGACGGCCTCCAGGTGCTGTCGCGGCTGCGCGCCGACGCCGAGGACATCCCCGTGCTCTTCCTCACCGCGAAGGACTCCCTCGACGACCGCCTCGCCGGCCTCACCGCGGGCGGCGACGACTACGTGACCAAGCCGTTCAGCCTGGAGGAGGTCGTGGCCCGGCTGCGCGGCCTCATCCGCCGTTCGACGCTCGTGGTGAGCGACAGCGTCGACCCGGTGATCCGCGTCGGCGACCTCACCCTCGACGAGGACAGCCACGAGGTCGCGCGCGCCGGCGACCCGATCGAGCTCACCGCGACCGAGTTCGAGCTGCTGCGCTACCTGATGCGCAACCCGCGCCGCGTGCTGAGCAAGCTGCAGATCCTCGACCGGGTCTGGAGCTACGACTTCGGCGGCAAGTCGAGCGTCGTCGAGATCTACATCTCCTACCTGCGCCGGAAGATCGACGCCGGCCGGAACCCCATGATCCACACCGTGCGCGGCAGCGGCTACATGCTCAAGGCCGCGGAGTGAGCGTCCCGCTGCGGGATCGCGTGGCGGCCGCCGCGGGTGGCATGACCCTCCGCCGGCGGCTCGTCCTCAGCGTCGTGGGGCTGCTGGCGCTGGCGAGCATCCTCATCGGGGCGGTGAGCATCCTCGCGCTCCGGGCAGAGCTCATGCAGCAGGTCGACCAGCAGCTCGAGGCCACCGCGGGGCGCTCGCAGAGCTTCGTCGACCGGGATCCGGACGACTACGGCAGCTTCCCCGGGGCGCCTCCCGGCGGGCTCGGCGCGTTCGGCCAGCAGGTCGGCACGATCAGCGCGACCATCGTCGACGGCGTCGTCTCGGGCGGGTACATCGCCGACCGCTCCGCCGCCCAGGGCGAGCCCGGCGGCGCGGGTGCGGTCGAGCTGACCGCGCGCCAGAGCGAGCAGCTGCAGAGCGTCCCGACCGACGGGGTCCCGCGCACAGTCGACCTCGGCGGCGCGCTCGGCAGCTACCGTCTCGTCGGCCAGACCTCCTCGTCGGGCGCGACCATCGTCACCGGCCTGCCGACCAAGCCCGCCGACGACGTGGTCGCCCAGCTCATCCTGGTGATCGTGGTGGTCGCCGCCCTCACGCTCGCCCTGGCCGCGGTGCTCGGCGCCGTCATCGTGCGCCGTGCGCTGCGTCCGCTCGACCGGGTCGTCGACACGGCGACCCACGTCGCCGCGCTCGAGCTCGACCGCGGCGACGTGGCGCTCGAGGCGCGCGTGCCCGCATCCGACACCGACGAGCGCACCGAGGTCGGCCGCGTGGGCGCCGCGCTCAATGGCCTGCTCGGCCACGTCGCCGCGGCGCTGTCGTCGCGGCAGGCGAGCGAGGCCAAGGTGCGGCGGTTCGTGTCGGACGCGAGCCACGAGCTGCGCACGCCGCTCGCCTCCATCCGCGGCTACGCCGAGCTCACGCGTCGCGGGCCGCACCAGCTGCCCGAGGACGTGACGCACTCGCTGTCGCGCATCGAGTCGGAGTCCGTGCGCATGACCACGATCGTCGAGGACCTCCTGCTCCTCGCGCGCCTCGACGAGGGGCGCGAGCTGGAGTCGGATCCGGTCGACCTCACGCGCATCCTCCTCGACACGGCGGGCGACGCTAGCGCCGCCGGTCCGGACCACGACTGGGACGTCGACCTGCCCGACCGCTCCGTCACGGTCCCCGGCGACGACGCGCGGCTCCGCCAGGTGGTCGTCAACCTGCTCGCCAACGCCCGCACGCACACTCCGGCCGGCACGCGCGTCGTCGCGTCGCTCGCGGTCGAGGGCGCCGGGCCGGACGCGCACGCCGTCATCCGCGTGAGCGACGACGGGCCCGGCATCCCGCCCGAGCTGCAGGCCACGCTGTTCGAGCGCTTCGTGCGCGGCGACGGATCCCGCGCCCGCTCCACCGGCGGCACGGGCCTCGGCCTCGCGATCGCGCAGGCGATCGTCGCGGCGCACCAGGGCGCGCTGTGGGTGGAGTCGGAGCCGGGCCGCACGGTCTTCGGCGTGCGGCTGCCGGTCGAGCGGCGCGCCGCGGAGGCGCGGGCCGCGGCCGGTGCGCCGGCCGGCTCCGCATCCGACCGCTGGGCGCCGCCGTCGGGTGCGCCCGTCGCGAGCCGGCCGGGACCGCGCGCGGCCGGCTGACGCGAGCAGGCAGCGCCCGTCATCAGCCGGCGCGCTCGAGGGCCGGGGTCGCGAAGGCGAGGGCGACCAGGACTCCGAGGAATGTCGCCGTGAACATGAACACCGCGAGCAGCTGGAGCTGCCAGCGGCCGACCGCGCACAGGACGGTGAGCACGAGGAGCGTCGCACCGTGCGCGAGCATCGCGCCGACGAACGCGCGCACGGTCTCCGCGTCCAGGCTGAGGGAGGGGATCGCATCAGGCCCCGGATAGCCCGTTCCCGCCTGCGAGGCGACGAGGAGCGTCACGTTGGACCATGCGGACACGTGGAGGAGCAGCACCGACATGGCGGTGGCGGTCACGGCGAGCCGGATGGATCGCGGAGTCCATGGCGGGAGCGGATGCGGTTCCCGCCAGCATCGCGCCCAGGGATCCGGTGCCGGGTCACCGCGGTGCATCGGCCACCGCTCCCGCGCCCAGCGCGACGCTCGCCAGCCCGGCCCCGAGCGCGAGCGCGAGGGCGAGGAGCGCGACGCCCATCATCGTGTGCAGCGTCCGTCGCTGACCGCGACCCTCGGCCGTCGCGAGCCCCAGCCAGATGACGAGGATCGCGAACCAGTGCAGCCCCGCGGAGGCGCCGAGCGCCTCGGCTGCGACAGCCGCGCTGGGCTCCCGGAGGAAGCCGATGACGTCGAGGTTCGCGATCGCGCCGAGGAACAGCAGGAACGCGGCGAGGCAGATCGCGCCTGCTGCGAGCCACCCTCGCTCCCTCGGCAGGAAGGCCGGCTCGGGGTCGTCGTGGACGGTGATCATGCGGTTCGCGCTCCTCCGTGACCCGCCGTTGCGCGCCTCCCTTCGACCGTACGGACGGCGCTCGCCGCGGCCGAGCCCTGTGCGGACCACCCGGGTCGCCCGGCGTGATGACGCCGCGTGGCCCGCGCGACGGACGCCCACGCAGGTCGGCGGCGCATGATCGGGGCATGGATCCCGTCCGCCGCCTCATGTTCTGGCTGCGCGTGCCGTTCGTCGCGGACGCGGCGCTGGTCGTCATCGGGATCGCGCTGCTCGTGGGCGGCGACGGGGTCGGCTGGTGGGTGCTCGTGTTCGCGGGGCTGCGGGCGGTGGTCGGCGTGGTGGCCATCGTGTGGATCGCGCCGCGGATGATCGCGCGGCTCTCCCCGGACGACGCGACGGGCGCTTCCGGCGCGACCGGCACCGGCACCGAGCCCGACCCCGCCCGGTCGCCCGGCCCGCCCCGTCGCTAGGCTGGACCCCTGATCCGGGCGCCCGTGCCGCGGATCGAGAGGGTCGTCATCGTGAGCGCAGAGCCAGTCGTCGTCGAGTCCGCGGAGCCCGCAGGCGGCGTCACCGTGCGACGCGCGCGCACCGGCGACGTGCCCCGCATCCAGCAGCTCGTCGAGCCGCTCGTGATGGAGGGGATCCTCCTCGGCAAGGACCTCGTGGTGCTCTACGAGAACGTGCAGGAGTTCCGGGTCGCGGTCGACGCGTCCGGCGAGGTCGTCGGCTGCGGCGCGCTGCACGTGATGTGGGAGGACCTCGGCGAGATCCGCACCCTCGCGGCCGCCCCGCACACGCGCGGCACCGGCGTCGGCCACGCGCTGCTCGCGCGCCTCGAGGACGACGCCCGCGAGCTCGGCCTCAGCCGCCTGTTCTGCCTGACCTTCGAGGTCGGCTTCTTCTCGCGCCACGGCTACCACGAGGTCGCGGAGTCGATCATCGCGCAGGAGATCTACTACGAGATGCTCCGCTCGCACGACGAGGGCATCGCCGAGTTCCTCGACCTCTCGCGCGTGAAGCCGAACACCCTCGGCAACACGCGCATGCTCAAGGCGCTCTGACCGGATCCGCCGTCGGGCGCCCTCGCGCGCCTGCCGTTCGACCTGGAGGGACGCGGCCGGCGGGCGCGCCGACCCGGCCGGGCGGGTGCCCGACCGTAGCCTGAGGTCATGTCCTCGACCTCGCCCGGAGGCCGCCCGTCCGCGGCCGTGTACCGCCGTCGCCGTCTGCTCGCGCTGCTCGTCGTGGTGGCCGTGATCGCGGTCGTCGTGATCATCGTCTCCAACCTCGGCCGCGGCTCGGCCGACACCGCGGCTCCCGGCGCGACGCCCACCGCGGACGCCGCCCCCGACGGCGACTCGGGCGCCGATGCCGCCGAGACGACCCCCTCTCCTACTCCGAGCGCGAGCGCGAGCGCCGGCACGGAGACGAACGCCGACGGATCCTGCGCCGCGGGCCAGCTGACCGTCACCCCCGTCACCGACGCCGCCTCCTACAAGGCCGGCGTGCTGCCGAAGCTCTCCTTCACCGTGACGAACACGGGAATGGAGCCCTGCACCGCGAACCTCGGGACGACCACGCAGGTGTTCACGATCTCGAGCGGATCCGACGTCTACTGGAAGTCGACCGACTGCCAGACGGGCGCGGAGGACGCCGAGGTCGAGCTCGCCGCCCGCACGCCGCAGACGTCGTCGCCGTTCGAGTGGTCGCGCCAGCGGTCGTCGACCACCACGTGCCAGGAGGCGGAGCGCCCGGCCGTGCCTGCCGGCGGCGCGACGTACACGCTGTCGGTCGAGGTCGCGGGCGTGAAGAGCGCCGAGCCGAAGTCGTTCCTGCTCTACTGACGCGCGCGGTGCCGCCCGCCCATGTGCGTACATGAGGACGGTTCCTGATTGGATGCATGCATTGCCATCCATGCATGTGTCTGTCATCCTGATGCTCCACCCACGAGAGGACGCACCATGACCGACACCACCGAGACCCACGCCGAGCACACCGTCGCCGACCACCAGCACGGCGCCGACTGCGGTCACGAGACCGTCACGCACGAGGACCACGTGGACTACGTCCACGACGGCCACAAGCACGCCGAGCACGGCGACCACTACGACGAGCACTGATCCCTCCGCGCGACGTCGCGCGAGGATCGACACGGGGACCGATCCGCGAGGGCCGGTCCCCGTCGTCGTCTCCCGCCGGAGCGTGCGTGCCGTCCCCATAGGATCGACGAGATGACCTACCCACCCGCCGGCTTCGAGCAGGCAGCCGACCTCTTCAAGGTGCTGTCGTCCTCCGCGCGCCTCGGCCTGCTGGGTCTCCTCGCGGCGCGGCGGATGACCGTCTCCGAGCTCGTCGAGGAGTCGGGGCTCTCGCAGCCGCTCGTCTCGCAGCACCTGCGCGTGCTGCGGTCGTCCGGGCTCGTGACCGTGGAGCGCGACGGGCGCGTCGCCCACTACGAGGTGGCGGACACGCACGTGACCCACGTGGTGGACGACGCCGTGGCGCACGTGCGGGAGCACGCGGCCGGCCCCGTCGACGCGCGCTGACCTCGTCCCCGGGGTGCGCGCTGCCGGGCAGCCCGGGTCGCGGCCCGCTCGTCAGAACGCCTCGTCGAGCTCCTTCTCCCGCTCGCTCTTCGCGAGGGAGAACGCGCGGCCGAGCGCGGAGAACAGCGGCCCCCACTCGGCGTCGACGATCTGCGTGAAGCCGAGACGTCGGGCCTCCGCCGCGCGCTGCGGGGCGGACGTGACGCCGCGGATCTCGCCCGCGAGGCTGATCTCGCCGAACGCCGCGAGGTCGTGCGGCATGGCCTTGCCGTTGACGGCGGAGACGAGCGCGACGGCGATGGCGAGATCCGCCGCGGGCTCGGTGAGCCGCACGCCGCCGACGGTGGAGACGTAGACGTCGCGATCCGAGAGCCGCACGTTGGCGCGCTTCTCGAGCACGGCGAGGAGCATCGCGACGCGGGAGGCATCGACCCCGTTGACCACCCGGCGCGGCTGCGGTGCCTTGGTGTCGACGACGAGCGCCTGCACCTCCACGGGCAGGGCGCGGCGGCCCTCCATCGCGACGGTGACGCACGTGCCGGAGACCGAGTGGATGCCGCGCGAGAGGAACATGCCGCTGGGATCCGGCACCTCGACGATGCCGTCGCCCGCCATCTCGAAGCAGCCGACCTCGTCGGTGGGCCCGAAGCGGTTCTTGAGCGCGCGGATGAAGCGCAGCGACGTCTGCCGGTCGCCCTCGAACTGGCAGACCACGTCGACGAGGTGCTCGAGGAGCCGTGGGCCGGCGATGGATCCGTCCTTCGTGACGTGGCCGACGAGCAGGAGCGGCAGGTCGCGCTCCTTGCAGACGCGGATGAGGGTGACGGCGACCTCGCGCACCTGGCCGGGGTGGCCGGGCAGGCCGTCGGACGTGCTGCTGGAGACGGTCTGCACGGAGTCGACGATGAGGAGGTCGGGGGCGACCTGCTCGATGTGGCCGAGGATCGTGCCGAGGTCGGTCTCGGCCGCGATCAGGAGCGACTCCTGCAGCCCGCCCGTGCGCTCGGCGCGCATGCGCACCTGCGCGACGGACTCCTCGGCCGTGACGTAGAGGACCTTCGCGCCCTTCGCGGCGGCGCGGGCCGCGACCTCGAGCAGCAGCGTGGACTTGCCGACGCCGGGCTCGCCGCTCATGAGGATGGCGGCGCCGGGCACGATGCCGCCGCCGAGCACCCGGTCGAGCTCGCCGACGCCGCTCGGCATGTGGCTGGCGGACGCGGTGCCGACGTGCATGATCGAGCGCGCCTGGCTGGATCCCGCGGGCGTGAGCGTGGTGACCCGACCGGCAGCCGCGGGCGTCTGCGACACCTCGGCGACGGTGTTCCAGCTCCGGCACTCGGCGCACTGTCCCACCCACTTCGGGGTCGTCCACCCGCACTCCGAGCAGCGGTACGTGGAGTGGGTGCGGGCCATGCGGGGGACTCTACCGGCGGGCACCGACATGGGCGGACCAGCCGGCGTCAGGCGTCGCGGCGGTGGAACAGGAGGGCCGCGGCGGCCCCGGGATCAGGACCCATGCCGCGGTGACCGCGAACTCGAGGCCGGTCGCGGGCGGTGGGCTGATGCTCCCGGTCGTGCCCGTGAGGATCCGGCCGGCGGTCGTGAGCAGGAGGTCGTACGCGGGCACGTCGCCGAGGTCGGGGATCAGGGCGACGAGCTGGGGGAGCACGAGCTGGATCGCGACGACGGCGGTGATCGCCGCGACGCCGCTGCGCATCAGGGTCGCGAGCGCCAGGCCGAGGAGGGCGACCATCGCGAGGTAGGCGCCGGATCCGAGCAGCGGCCCGAGCACACCCCACGACGCGAGGCTGCCGTCGTAGCCGAGGTCGGCGCGCGTGCCGATGGTCAGCAGGTAGGCGGCG
The genomic region above belongs to Clavibacter phaseoli and contains:
- a CDS encoding zinc transporter permease, producing the protein MTDTTETHAEHTVADHQHGADCGHETVTHEDHVDYVHDGHKHAEHGDHYDEH
- a CDS encoding amino-acid N-acetyltransferase, with the translated sequence MSAEPVVVESAEPAGGVTVRRARTGDVPRIQQLVEPLVMEGILLGKDLVVLYENVQEFRVAVDASGEVVGCGALHVMWEDLGEIRTLAAAPHTRGTGVGHALLARLEDDARELGLSRLFCLTFEVGFFSRHGYHEVAESIIAQEIYYEMLRSHDEGIAEFLDLSRVKPNTLGNTRMLKAL
- the radA gene encoding DNA repair protein RadA, with the protein product MARTHSTYRCSECGWTTPKWVGQCAECRSWNTVAEVSQTPAAAGRVTTLTPAGSSQARSIMHVGTASASHMPSGVGELDRVLGGGIVPGAAILMSGEPGVGKSTLLLEVAARAAAKGAKVLYVTAEESVAQVRMRAERTGGLQESLLIAAETDLGTILGHIEQVAPDLLIVDSVQTVSSSTSDGLPGHPGQVREVAVTLIRVCKERDLPLLLVGHVTKDGSIAGPRLLEHLVDVVCQFEGDRQTSLRFIRALKNRFGPTDEVGCFEMAGDGIVEVPDPSGMFLSRGIHSVSGTCVTVAMEGRRALPVEVQALVVDTKAPQPRRVVNGVDASRVAMLLAVLEKRANVRLSDRDVYVSTVGGVRLTEPAADLAIAVALVSAVNGKAMPHDLAAFGEISLAGEIRGVTSAPQRAAEARRLGFTQIVDAEWGPLFSALGRAFSLAKSEREKELDEAF
- a CDS encoding ABC transporter permease subunit, translated to MIPEAATTHCPRTAHAAPRTRVTLRRATHAELLKLATLRSTRWTIALVASGAVGMSAMAALVANPLPAGASPSMAEAGTAAILTTPLLLTQIVVGVLGVLAMGSEHSSGTIASTLAAVPDRLEALAAKALAVALVAFGLGVVPGLAAYLLTIGTRADLGYDGSLASWGVLGPLLGSGAYLAMVALLGLALATLMRSGVAAITAVVAIQLVLPQLVALIPDLGDVPAYDLLLTTAGRILTGTTGSISPPPATGLEFAVTAAWVLIPGPPRPSCSTAATPDAGWSAHVGARR
- a CDS encoding ArsR/SmtB family transcription factor, with product MTYPPAGFEQAADLFKVLSSSARLGLLGLLAARRMTVSELVEESGLSQPLVSQHLRVLRSSGLVTVERDGRVAHYEVADTHVTHVVDDAVAHVREHAAGPVDAR